TAGACATCATCTCCTTTACATTTATGTATTTTTGCCCTTCTATTATTATTTCCTTTATATCCATTggtgtttgctttccctaggacTGAAGGAACCACCTTCGTTTTAGGGTGTTAATGAGGGCTACTAGAGCTACTCCAAAATGCAAGTTTCTCACCTCTAATGTTGTTTTGTGAAATGCCTTATAAAATCCTTTAAAGACTCAACCTCTCCTTAAACCAGACTCATCAGATTAGTAGGAGTTTTGTCATATTTTTGTTGCTACCAAAATGGGTtgtaaattttttgttgaactttccAAAGTTACTATTTGTATAAGGTTTGAGGCTCTAGTACCAAGATTGAGTAGATTCTTCAATGTTGTCACAAAAGCTCAACACATGATGGGATTTGGGGCTTCTTGGAGGTGTATAAGTGATCTAAAAGTATCAAAGTGATCAATAGGGCATCCCATTCCATAAGACTCAACTTAAGGCATTTTGAAGTTGACTAGTATTGAAGCCTCTAACATTGTAGAAGTATATAGTGGATTTATCTATTCTGTGCTCAGCAACTccaatttttccttttcttcatgCATCTCCTTTGACATAAGCCTAAATCAATCATTCATTTCTTAAAAATGTTCTAATAGTGGAGGAATATCCTACATCCACACTTGTTCCATCAAACTACCATTTTTGTTGGGATAATGATTGTAGGATACTTttctatcacgccccgaacccggtaatgggatccaggggtgaattagtaatctAACTTGTCTCTATATCATAAAAAAATACCAATGATACATCAtaatgaataagggtccgaccccatggggttcccgtacaccctatacacattcacatatatgaCAAATAGGCAACGAAAACTGTTCTTTctataccataccaaagtctatacaaaagagTCTAagatccataatacaaaacataaactcgGGTGccagcccaaaacccaaaacgacaacccgacATAGTCCTAATACTTACACAAGTGTTTCACGCAGTAtaccaaccactacgctcccaacacaaggacgctagttttggtacctgaaaaacatgtacgtatgataggggtgagacacttctcagtaaggcatatctaggttatatcgatgtgtagcatataagtgttatcatgacataaaacatacacaattcaatacaattccagtatttttcacaaaacagttccagtatagcgCTCATCACCCACACActcacacatgatcaagtaacctagtgtcatcacactcttcggcttGAAGCCGGctcgcattacacggcgtccccggcacatggcgtagccccaggctccaaGATCCCATGGCATCGTGCcgatacaactggtggatccacgcCCTTCGGTGATTAGCTAGAAAGGCGGTATtgcatgccctcggatatagagtcggacactcttgtcAGTCACTGGCAGGTGATATTTTTCAccatcggatatagagctggacactctttcacaacctagaacaattcggaaccccgttcatATTTCTCATTTTAGAAAACCACAAcatatgcatattcatataacaaatcaatccacactcatttggtaatctcaacaatcatgattttcaaaatacagtttaaaacaagttaaggcacgaccatctccataacacaatatatattatattcacggttttccaacgaaaccagagatgcaacccattgccccctttttccaaaactgtaatacgcaaaacccataattttacccgttagatttccccaaatgagtagccaaaacacacacaagaccgtgaaccacatttctaccaagtctgatttcgaaaataaccgacataaacagaatccccttacctttccccaaaaacccaaacccgaactctacggctcctaaacaatgaactgagttcccaaaacctataaaccatagtacaaaatatacttacaattccattctctacaaaactaccataacggaattgaaaaccgagtcttacctcgattttgagtcaAAACACGAAAACGCTCGAAAAAAAGATCCATTCCACAAATCtcaaagagaatccttccttgatcctcgtagtaacgtcggattGATGATTCTAGCAACGTacaacaaagaaatctagagagagagagtggagttcgagttcttagagagagagagagagaatttttgatttcttagctAAAAAGCAACctaaatggatatttatagccctttgactaggccagactcatcgacgaggcggcgtcttcgttgatgagtcaacgaagggagttcatcgacgacgcgatggcctcatcgacgagcctgatatttttgaatttcctAAAACCCCTcggtttctcctcgtcgacgaacacctgcATTTCGTCACCAAACAACAGAAGGGCCATCGtcgatgaattccaacttcatcgatgaagcctactcaattaccgttttacccttctcttatttatttattccatatatcacagttcgggttcttacattttcCATAGGAACAAAGGGGGGAGGGGTGGGATATAGTTTTTCCGACGATGGTGCTTGCTGATTTTGGAAGATTTCTTTATTAATTCCTTTAATTCTTAGTTGAAAAGCAGTGAATTTATTATATGTGATTGGTTCTAATGGTGGATGTTGTAGAAGACCAGCTATCCTTTGATTTCAAGTGACATGGCTAGGAGGTTGGCTTGCCCCTTTAGAAACAACCTTTTTGAACTTGTACAGTGGGTTGGCTACGTCGTCCCTATTGGTGTTATCAATTTTGTTGATGTTAAATTATGGGTCGGTGCTTCCGAGGTTAATGAAATGGAACGTTGATGAAGATAGGTTTGTCTCTTTGaagatatgaaaaatgaaaattagcACTTGGGGGGTCTCGATGACCTCTGAGGGGTCTCTTCGATGCCTAAGTTAGTGAATGAGTGTTAAAAAAAAGGTATTAGAGATGAAGAGAGAGACTCTTAGGAGTGATTGTGTGTGCTTAGCCTTTATGGAGAGGTTTCCCTTATTCTTATAGCCTGACCTCTCCACATGACATCTTCTTTATTGAGCATGGATCTTCCATTAATGGCATAGATGGTTGCTAGTTGGTTAGTAATTTCCCATGCATGATAATGTGGGTGTGTGTGGGCATAACTATCGTGGTCATTAGTTAGTAGGTGGTTTCCACTTGCTTGTCCTACATTTAATTGTCTTGCCCAGAGCAAGTATTCTCTTCCATGTGACATGATATTCATTACATGCCTACCTCCCACATAACTCACACATGGCCGACCTACTTAAGGCAAGTCAACTTTTCCACGTGTTGTGCATATTGTTGAATTGCCAAGAGTAGATATGCTCTTCCTCGTAACTATGCACGTGGTCGACCTACATAGAGCAAGTTTGCTCTTCCATGTGACTTGCATTTAGCAAACCTACCTAGGGTAGGTCTTCTTCTTTATGTAATTTACATATGGCTAACTTCCTTTGGTAGGTATGTACACCATGTGTTTTGCACATGGCTAACCTGCCTTTGGCAAGTCTACCTTCTTATTCTTATGACTAACTTTATTCCTAACAATGTTTAGCAATGTAACCATGTGCACTTGAAAGTATGGCCATGGCTTATAGGTTAATATAGTAAAGGGCGGCTTTTATTACCAATGATACCTAAACTCTTGTTTTTAAACACGTAGCCTTTATAGTAAACCAACTTAAggacacctttttttttttcctttattaaaattcaactaagtgttGGGTTAGAGAGGAGCCATGGataccccaaaaactcctccaacTCTTTAAATTTTGTTTAACACTGCTCTGTCTATTTCAACCCAAGACATTTCCAATACATCAAAAGAAGGCTAGTATGTCACAACTCATGAGATGAATTTACTAAAGATTGTCACTCTTTCAATCAACTTCTACACTTCATTGTTGTTCAAGGTACATGTCTAGGACAACCTTTATTTTATCAGGTCACCACAAAATCAAAGATGATCTTAAAATAAAAGGCACATTTAGAGGGCTTCAATTTTATTCATATGCCCTTTGAGACCATTCATGTGCCCTTCAACTCTTGGCCAATATGTCATCCAAATATGCATTTATGTTGTTTCTTGCTAATATATATAATAGCCCTTTTCAATAGTTGGGTCTTGCAATTTTAATCCGCAAAAGCATTACCAAATAGTATATACCCTAGTTCTCTAATGAAAGAGGCCTTCTCTTCATCTTTTGGGTGAGTAGGGCTAACCAACGAGTTAAGCTAAGTTAATTTTTATCATCTTAGCTTGTTCATTAAATTTTAAAGTGGCGCAAGTTCTAGTCAAGCATAAACCAAGTTTGAACACATATGTTCAAGTATGTTTATTAAAGTAACTAAACTCAATACCAAGATTTAGTTAGTTTTAATAAAATAAGCTAATTTGATAAATTCAccaaatgaatatatataaacatttttataaaaaaattacatTAGCATATTATGATCTTATGAGGAAAATACTAAAACACaaagtattaattatttttaactttttttaaaagaattaaattatttgaaatattatGTTCAAGCTTGCTTTTTAGTCAAAACCGTAAAATTTTATATAAAGCAAGCCAATAATGGCCTATTACCCAAGAACCATAACTATAAGCCTATTCACTCAAATGAGCTTATTCATGAACACCAAAATAAGCCTATTCAAGAACATACATGGGTTGTTCCTGCCTATGTACAAGCTTAACTCATTTATTAAATGAGCGTCAAAACAAGCTTAACTCATTTATtaaatgagcttcaaaataacatttaagttcaacttatttattaaataatcACAAACAAATTTTACTCAAGATGAATACATGTTGCTGATGAACGACTTAACTCATTTACATCCATAATTAAATGGGATATAAATTATCTTCAACCCCACTCCTATCTTGACCCCTAAATGATTCCTTTAACAACCTTCTAAATGTGCCTAAATCGAGCCTATAAGCATACTAGTAGTGTATGAAATGATGGCACTATATGCAAAATCGTTTTACCACCAAGAAGTTCACCATTACATCATTTTGAGCGTGTAGTTTCCATTGTCACTGGTAGGGTAATCATCTTTTGTAGTAAAATGTCTCGTATATTATGTTGAGAACTCTCTCGGCTTCTGTCTCCACAAGGTTGGTAAAAAGTTCTTGTGAGACCTTCAACAACcgataaaataattaaaacaaaaaatgaacTAAAATGTTGAAAACTAACCGGTGTGTTTTAAGACTTGAATACTAGGTACATGCCAACATCTTCAATGTAACAAATGTTCTGCACATAATAGCTTCTAAGACTTGTGTGGAAAATCATCAATGCCTTAGCTATCTCCAGGTATGATTGATCTAAGGCAACTTGATGTGGAATAGCAAAGATTCTTGAACAACCTCTTAAAAGTGATATGCCTTGAAAATGATTTAATCCATTTTTTACAAAGGGCTAATTCTTCGACTCTCCAACCATGGGGATCTTGTCTAGCTACAACTTCACCATAAAGCTCTTTCTAGGTCAAAATATTGAagttaagaagaagaagaccgAGTGACAACCTTCATCATCACATGGCTTCATACAGTCATTATGGGTATTCTAATGACATGTACATGATGCACCGTGACTTTTTGTGTCATTCCCACAAATGATGTTAGTCTGCTAATGCTGGATTTGATTCAAGGATGCGACCATGTCCATAGAGAAGGTAAGTTGAGCCTCAAAAATAGAGGAGACTTACCAAAGACAAGCTCTTGAAACTTGAGCATAGGAGAGTTTCTAAAGCTTTGACTTCAATTGTCCTCCAGATTGCAAGCCCAACCTTCTGTGTGGACCTATTCATATCCATAAGTTAGATCCAACATCAATGGATTGCAACCTGCTTTTCCCATTTCGTGGGCCTTGGAAACATTTGTTGATTGTAAGGTTTTCGAGCCAACCAAATTTTGCACTAAACACTCAAGTGACAGCTAGTTCACAGAGCATTAGAAAACCATGATCTTTAACAAGCATTTTTCGCACTATCAACTGCTATGGTAAACAATATgctaaaggaaaaaaagaaaaagaaaaaagcaggACTTAATTTATGAAATCAACCATGATCATTATTTAAATTAGTTATAAGATAACAGAGAATCACAAACATCACTAAATAACTGCAATGCATACAAGAATCTGTCAAGTGTTACATCCAAGTGCTGATGGTATATTGTCTCTCTCTTGAAATATCTATCCTCAATACGGTATAACCTAATACCCAGGAAAATTATGTCTATGATCATgctacagtacaaaatatgcaACAATGCAAATAGGACAAGCTAACCTTACATTTGCAAATTTAAGCTTTCCCCACCACATTTGGGCGTGTATGTGTGGGGAGATCATTTTGTTCAAGATACATGGCATTTTCTGACATATGGATTGCTTCCATCCTCACCATCGACCATGCCAGCTTCTTGTCTTGATCTCCTCTTCAAGCTCCCCAGTTTGGTAGGTTTGCTGTGGCTTCATTCACCATTTTCACTAGAGTGACCTGCATATTAGAATTTTCTCATAAGGCTGGGGGACTGGGACTGGATAAACATGACACAAGATATTAACCACTAAAATAAAATTACTCATTTAGTGATTCTGGAAATTATTCAATTTCGTGTGACAAAAAGATTTTCACATTTAAATGTGAAACAATGTCATTTCCAAGGGACCACACATTTTGGAAATCTATGGCACTAGTTAAAAAACCAATGacaaaaattttggaaaagaaaagaaCCTCATGACTAACAATGTGTTGGAGAAACAAAATTAACTGCGAAGGGTAAAACCCAAAGCAAAAAGTTCAGCCATTTAAACAACAATAATGATCCCCTCCCATAGTGCATTTTCTTCTGAAATTATTGCAACTTTTTCTACAACAGTTAACAAATAAAGATTAAAAACACCCCCACCCAAAACTGAAAAAACAAGAGGCAAAATTACACCCTGCTCTCCAATATTTTTACACAATAGTCAATTTGCCCCCTAATGCTTCAATTGCGGTGCATTGTTGCCATATAATTTCACCAACGAAATTACAAAGATTTTCTTGGTTCATGCAGTCTGCAGCTCAAATTCCTAGGTTGCATCAACTTAAGCTATCATAGAGTATCTATGGTCCACATTATAAACAATTTATAATTTCTTGAATTAAAAACTTGAGATGTTTTCCTGTAAATATTAAATCATTATGTGGGATAACATGGCAGCGAAAATCCAAGAGCATAAGGTGAGCAAACTTACCACACTTTGCGGGACACCAGGTGGAGGCAGTGTAAGGTTTCTTGGAGGCACAGCATTATCATAAGATCTTTTGTCAAACCTCCATTCTCCTATTTTTCCATAAGTTAACTTTCCCTGAAAATAGAGAATTAAATAAGTGCTAATGCACCAACTGATAAATTaggaaaatgaatttttatttatttattttaaagaggGGTCCAATTCCCAATAAATCCAAAAAAAAGTCAATAGCAGTATTAtgcactctctctctcatatttttcCATAAGTTAACTTTCCCTGAAAATAGAGAATTAAATAAGTGTTAATGCACCCACTGATAAATTaggaaaatgaatttttatttatttattttgaagagGGTCCATTTCCCaataaatccaaaaaaaattcAGTAGCAGTATTGTGcagagactctctctctctctctctctctcttcagcTCAAAGAAACAAGGAACATAAAAATATAGTAAGAAATTCAGTTTCAAACAGGGTACCTTCATATCATAGTCACAACCGTAAGTATAGTGAATTATGAACTTCTTGCCGACAGTAACATCCCATGGAGGCTGATATTTGTCACAAATAAAAAAGGAAAGCAAGCAATACCAAATTAGATGAATGTAAACTATTATCATAGCAATGCTATTTAATTATAAGTACAGGCAGGCAATCTTAAGATGGGAAGTCTCTACATATTTGACAACTGACACTGTACAACCTAAAGTTACTTAATATGCTTATGCTACACCAACTGATAATTGATATTTCCCCATTCGTCCTTGCAAGAACTTTATAGCATGTTTCAATGGCTGATAACATCAAAAGATCACAGAACATGCCAAGACAATTGCCACCATAGGGTTCAGAAAATTATTAAGGTCCTTGGCGGTGAAATAAAGATTTGTCAATTTTTGGAGAACTATGGTATAGATAAATTTAGATTAGAGAAGAGTGATAGCATGTAAAAGAGGAGGTGGATGAAGCATAAGTTGCCATTTGGAAAGTAATAACGCAATCAATACaggaattatttttcaagtgcaTAATTAGTGCAACAGTAAATTGGAAGAGAGAGATCTAACATGCTCATCCTGGTCTGTCAATGGGCAGTTTTTGAGACATATCTTCCTAAAATTTTAAGGCATGTTTTCTATTTAGGCAGGTGCTTTAGACCACATATGGTCATAATGCAACACAGACTCATCAACTTCTCAGTCTTCTCATGACTTGTGGGGGTATTCTATTGGGTGGCTTTACTGGTCAGGAGAAACAGATTCAAGCCAGAAGATATGAAAAGATAGAAATCAAACCTGAATCATGAAATCCTTGAACAATATGTTACCAACACCATGCAAAGCAGATGCAACAGCATAAGCATACCTGCATATTCATGGTAAAATGAACAAAAGGCACAAGTAAAGAACCTGCTGGAACATCATGTGTTATTGCTTCAATTAGGGAGAGCTCACATTTCAAGCACCCAACCAAAATTTTTGTCTGTTTCGGGATCCTTCTTCATTGCCAAGGAAACATTCATCCAAGTTGGAGCAATCTTTTTCAGATATTCCtaacatcatttctcaaaatatCAAGAACGTCCAATCAAAATAAAATGCCATGATTATTATTGATCCATGTTATCATCCATAAAGGTAAAGCATTAACCTTCCCAACAATGACAGGAGAGTTCCCTATAGGGTCAATATTGGTTATTGGACCATTTTCCTCGGGGAagaacttccgaagggtggactcATACTTTCTAGGTTCAATATAAAAGAAAGGGAATGCGGCTGCAAGCCCATCCCTTGATAAGTTTGGTATGGGCTTGACAATTATATGATCTGGTTCAGCCATCAAAATGTAACTGCATACAGTGAAACAACTTTGATAAgctatattaaaaaattaaacaaaagaaATTATAACTCAACCAAAGTAGAAATTGTTTCATACTCTTCTTTAATGTCTGCTTGTTGAAGCCACTGAACAAATGCCCAAGGTCTATTGAGGACTATATAACCctgtaattgtgaaataagattaAATGTACAAGAATGTAATTAATTATAATCAACAATAACATTGGAAAAGTAAAGGAAAGATAAAATCCTCCACCCCAGGATCACCCAATGCAGGTCTGCTTGGGGTGGTGCTCCTGCATCCGGGGTTTCTTCCAACTGCCGGAACCGAAAAGTGACAACAACTATGAACAGAGgaatatttttacaaaagatGCAAAAAGATAAGTTGCTATGGAAGCAAAAGTCACTGTTTTCAACAGGAAAAAGCGCATAATCCATGAAAATGGATCATCCAATCTCCCAAAAGATGCAAAAATTAGAAATGGTTGCACTTCATCCTACTAACAACGAAGaccaaaaaccccaaaagatATCAAATTGGGAACATTGGCGTACGTGTTTGAGACAA
This genomic stretch from Malania oleifera isolate guangnan ecotype guangnan chromosome 3, ASM2987363v1, whole genome shotgun sequence harbors:
- the LOC131150456 gene encoding hydroxyproline O-arabinosyltransferase 1 produces the protein MGCGNFFYSLIISFSVALITYNIIISANAPLKQEFPNPTDSSASSSSSHRVFSVDPVIKMPVDRAKSSSTKRLFHTAVTASDSVYNTWQCRIMYYWFKKFKDGPNSEMGGFTRILHSGKPDKFMDEIPTFVAQPLPAGTDQGYIVLNRPWAFVQWLQQADIKEDYILMAEPDHIIVKPIPNLSRDGLAAAFPFFYIEPRKYESTLRKFFPEENGPITNIDPIGNSPVIVGKEYLKKIAPTWMNVSLAMKKDPETDKNFGWVLEMYAYAVASALHGVGNILFKDFMIQPPWDVTVGKKFIIHYTYGCDYDMKGKLTYGKIGEWRFDKRSYDNAVPPRNLTLPPPGVPQSVVTLVKMVNEATANLPNWGA